The following are encoded together in the Bradyrhizobium algeriense genome:
- a CDS encoding tetratricopeptide repeat protein: MKRALQGLLIVVVAAALAQGPAHAQSADLVLCDRVAADPADPDKPADAKGVADVAASDIATAIKFCKSAASSSRRAMYQLGRAYAANRQMPEALAAWRKAADKGSTSAMVELGVLYGTGAGVTRDEAQARKLFERAARAGNPRGVSNLAALGGGAASDPARGRELLSKAAETNAEAQYQLGMMLAEGNGGARDDTAARALFEKAAGQNHPGALERMGAFAQEGRGGPKDSDAAKAYYQRAAALGDEDAKKALERLRCPYTIKDKRGNVVTNLCF; this comes from the coding sequence ATGAAGAGGGCGCTCCAAGGCCTGCTGATCGTCGTCGTCGCTGCGGCCCTGGCGCAGGGCCCGGCCCATGCGCAGTCGGCCGATCTCGTGCTGTGCGACCGTGTTGCGGCCGATCCCGCCGACCCCGACAAACCGGCCGACGCGAAGGGCGTGGCCGATGTCGCGGCCTCCGACATCGCCACCGCCATCAAGTTCTGCAAGAGCGCGGCGAGTTCGTCGCGCCGGGCGATGTACCAACTCGGGCGGGCCTATGCTGCCAATCGCCAGATGCCGGAAGCGCTGGCGGCCTGGCGCAAGGCGGCCGACAAGGGCTCGACCTCGGCCATGGTCGAACTCGGCGTGCTCTATGGGACCGGCGCGGGCGTCACGCGCGACGAGGCGCAGGCGCGCAAACTGTTCGAACGCGCGGCCCGGGCCGGCAATCCGCGCGGCGTCAGTAACCTCGCTGCCCTCGGCGGCGGAGCAGCCTCCGATCCGGCGCGTGGGCGCGAACTGCTGTCGAAGGCCGCCGAGACCAATGCCGAGGCGCAGTATCAACTCGGCATGATGCTGGCCGAAGGCAATGGCGGGGCCAGGGACGACACGGCGGCCCGCGCGCTGTTCGAGAAAGCGGCGGGGCAAAATCATCCCGGCGCGCTGGAGCGGATGGGCGCGTTCGCGCAGGAAGGCCGCGGTGGACCAAAGGATTCCGACGCCGCCAAAGCCTACTATCAGCGCGCCGCCGCCCTTGGCGATGAGGATGCGAAGAAAGCGCTCGAGCGGCTTCGCTGTCCCTACACGATCAAGGACAAGCGCGGCAACGTGGTGACGAATTTGTGCTTCTGA
- a CDS encoding TonB-dependent siderophore receptor — translation MKSRDFLGVAASATASVLVLWPQATFAQSSSGTASQSLPSVVVTSPEKRTAATTTQRSRRPAQSAAASRRPQPKREAPAATVVENPRGAVQGYVAGRSMAGTKTNTPIMETPQSLSVIGSEQIRDQKPGKFDEILRYTPGVVAGTFGADNRNDWFLIRGFKSDDVGLFLDGLQLFYTSYASWKLQPFNLARVEVLRGPSAVLYGGSSPSGIVNAVSKTPPAEPIRYLETGVNNFGNAYLGFDFGGPVATAPENGKLFYRVVGQIQNGGTQVDFTPNNNYFIAPSLTWKPDADTTFTVLASASKLETRSENFLPYIGTVVNAPFGRIPTKLFASDPGVDRFTREQEMLGYQFERHVSDDVTFRQNARFAHVDVTLSTLFGLGYDGGMPATASLSRGYFLTHGIANQANLDSQLEYRFNTGILRHTALFGLDLKHYKIDDWQGFGGAPSLNLLNPVYGFNAPFSGSTLTDATVTQKQLGFYLQDQIKLDRFTLVLSGRNDWVATNNDNHIGTGQSREDSQFSGRAGLIYNFDSGLAPYVSYATSYNPVIGLNSGQLLLPETGQQTEVGLKFQPNGFNGHFGFAWFDLKRQNALTTDPNNVLLPTQNGEVTSRGFELEAVANPMPGLKLVGAFTTYDMFVSKDLNPALIGKVPTATPRTLTSGWVDYTFQSGPLTGFGLGGGVRYIGGSFADNINTMPVPSVVLGDITVHYEWQKNWRAALNVINVADTIYVANCSSANACFYGDRRRATASLSYKW, via the coding sequence TTGAAGTCTCGTGATTTTTTGGGGGTCGCCGCGTCGGCGACCGCGTCCGTATTGGTGTTGTGGCCGCAGGCGACATTCGCGCAGTCGAGTTCGGGCACCGCGTCGCAATCTCTCCCGTCAGTCGTTGTCACCTCGCCAGAGAAGCGCACCGCGGCCACGACGACGCAGCGCAGCCGGCGCCCGGCGCAAAGTGCGGCCGCTTCGCGAAGGCCCCAACCGAAACGCGAGGCACCGGCGGCCACCGTCGTCGAGAACCCGCGCGGCGCGGTCCAGGGTTACGTCGCCGGCCGCTCGATGGCGGGCACCAAAACCAACACGCCGATCATGGAGACGCCGCAGTCGCTCTCGGTCATCGGCAGCGAGCAAATTCGCGACCAGAAACCCGGCAAGTTTGACGAGATCCTGCGCTACACGCCGGGCGTTGTCGCCGGAACATTCGGCGCGGACAACCGCAACGATTGGTTCCTAATCCGCGGATTCAAGTCGGACGATGTCGGCCTGTTTCTCGATGGCCTGCAGCTCTTCTATACGTCCTATGCAAGCTGGAAGCTGCAGCCGTTCAACCTCGCCCGCGTCGAAGTGCTGCGCGGTCCCTCCGCCGTACTGTATGGCGGCTCCAGCCCCAGCGGCATCGTCAACGCGGTCAGCAAGACGCCCCCGGCGGAGCCGATCCGCTACCTTGAGACCGGCGTCAATAATTTCGGCAATGCCTATCTGGGATTTGATTTCGGCGGCCCCGTCGCAACCGCGCCTGAAAACGGCAAGCTGTTCTACCGTGTGGTCGGCCAGATCCAAAACGGCGGCACCCAGGTCGATTTCACGCCCAACAATAACTACTTCATCGCGCCGTCGCTGACCTGGAAGCCCGATGCCGATACGACATTCACCGTGCTGGCGTCGGCTTCGAAGTTAGAGACTCGCAGCGAGAACTTCCTGCCGTATATCGGCACCGTGGTTAACGCGCCTTTCGGCCGGATACCTACCAAGCTATTCGCCAGCGATCCCGGCGTCGATCGGTTCACGCGCGAGCAGGAAATGCTGGGCTACCAGTTCGAGCGCCACGTATCCGACGACGTGACCTTCCGGCAAAACGCCCGCTTCGCTCATGTCGACGTCACCCTCTCGACGCTGTTTGGTCTGGGTTACGACGGTGGGATGCCCGCTACAGCGTCTCTGTCGCGCGGCTACTTCCTCACCCATGGCATCGCCAATCAGGCCAATCTCGACAGTCAGCTCGAATACCGCTTCAACACCGGCATTCTGCGCCACACCGCGCTATTCGGCCTCGACCTCAAGCATTACAAGATCGACGACTGGCAGGGGTTTGGCGGTGCTCCCTCACTTAATCTGTTGAATCCGGTTTACGGCTTCAATGCGCCCTTCAGCGGCTCCACACTTACGGACGCGACGGTGACCCAGAAACAACTGGGTTTCTATTTGCAGGATCAGATCAAACTTGATCGCTTTACCCTGGTGCTGAGCGGCCGCAACGACTGGGTTGCAACCAACAACGACAACCACATTGGGACCGGCCAGAGCCGCGAAGACAGCCAGTTCAGTGGGCGTGCCGGACTGATCTACAATTTCGATTCTGGCCTTGCGCCCTACGTCTCCTACGCCACCAGCTACAATCCGGTCATCGGCCTCAATTCCGGTCAGCTACTGCTGCCGGAGACCGGCCAACAAACTGAAGTAGGCCTCAAATTCCAGCCAAACGGCTTCAATGGTCACTTTGGCTTTGCGTGGTTTGATTTGAAACGACAGAATGCACTGACGACCGATCCGAACAACGTGTTGCTACCGACCCAGAACGGCGAAGTCACGTCGCGCGGCTTCGAGCTCGAGGCCGTCGCCAATCCGATGCCTGGACTCAAGCTGGTGGGCGCGTTCACGACCTACGATATGTTCGTCAGCAAGGATCTGAATCCGGCGCTGATCGGCAAAGTCCCGACCGCCACGCCCCGGACACTCACCTCGGGCTGGGTTGACTACACCTTCCAGAGCGGTCCATTGACCGGGTTCGGCCTCGGTGGCGGCGTGCGCTATATCGGCGGTTCCTTTGCCGACAACATCAACACGATGCCGGTTCCCTCCGTCGTGCTCGGCGACATCACCGTCCACTACGAATGGCAGAAAAACTGGCGCGCGGCGCTCAATGTCATCAACGTCGCCGATACGATCTATGTGGCGAACTGTTCTTCGGCGAACGCCTGCTTCTATGGCGACCGGCGCCGGGCGACGGCGAGCCTGTCGTACAAATGGTAG
- a CDS encoding avidin/streptavidin family protein, with the protein MNWKGKWRNQYGSTVDITDDANHRIAGTFKTALRDSGFYGQEIPVVGIHQGDCISFVAGGKTPAGDAAVSYTGLVRDGKMETMWFVVADAAIKAAEEGAPGRIEKLNWWRSIITSADTFERVVR; encoded by the coding sequence ATGAACTGGAAAGGCAAGTGGCGCAATCAATACGGTTCAACCGTCGATATTACCGACGATGCCAACCACCGGATTGCCGGCACGTTCAAGACGGCGCTCAGGGACAGCGGCTTCTACGGGCAGGAAATCCCGGTCGTCGGTATTCACCAGGGCGATTGCATCAGCTTCGTCGCGGGCGGCAAGACGCCTGCGGGCGATGCCGCGGTCTCCTATACCGGACTCGTGCGAGACGGAAAAATGGAGACAATGTGGTTCGTGGTCGCGGATGCCGCGATCAAGGCGGCGGAGGAAGGCGCGCCCGGCAGAATCGAAAAGCTGAACTGGTGGCGCTCGATCATCACCAGTGCCGACACGTTCGAGCGTGTGGTACGATGA
- a CDS encoding DMT family transporter, whose protein sequence is MQHFFLYLLALGAGVSVVTQQALNGSLRTALGSPAWAGLVSYAGGLITMIVAVIALGERVPSWKTMADAPWYAWSGGVFGGAFILLAILLLPSLGAATLFALVIAGQVLAAVTLDHFGAFGLTPHPIGAARLAGAVLLIAGVVLIRD, encoded by the coding sequence GTGCAACATTTCTTCCTCTATCTCCTCGCGCTCGGCGCGGGTGTCAGCGTCGTCACCCAACAGGCGCTCAACGGCAGCCTGCGCACGGCGCTGGGTTCGCCAGCCTGGGCGGGATTGGTCAGCTATGCTGGCGGCCTCATCACCATGATCGTTGCCGTGATCGCGCTCGGTGAACGCGTGCCCTCCTGGAAAACAATGGCCGATGCGCCCTGGTACGCTTGGTCCGGCGGCGTGTTCGGCGGCGCCTTCATCCTGCTGGCAATCCTGCTGCTACCCTCGCTCGGCGCGGCGACGCTGTTTGCGCTTGTCATCGCCGGCCAGGTGCTCGCCGCGGTTACGCTGGATCATTTCGGCGCGTTCGGCTTGACGCCGCATCCGATCGGCGCCGCGCGGCTGGCAGGCGCCGTGCTGCTGATTGCCGGCGTCGTCCTGATCAGGGATTGA
- a CDS encoding substrate-binding domain-containing protein — MSDTVRVLSTLALKGAVHGLAGRYQTAGGARIDADFAPTLALLERLRTGEAADVVILTREGLDEVVRDGRVVAESCVDLARSWVGIAVRVGATHPDISTEAALCAALLGARSVAYSRLGASGILFAKLIERLGIAADINAKAQIIQQGFTAERLASGEADLAVQQISELKQVGGIEVVGPIPYELQTPAVFSAGRMAATHRPAETDRLLRFLASPEAAPALRESGLEP; from the coding sequence GGCTTTGAAGGGCGCCGTGCACGGCCTGGCTGGCCGGTATCAAACGGCCGGCGGCGCGCGTATCGATGCCGATTTCGCTCCGACATTGGCGCTGTTGGAGCGGTTGCGCACCGGAGAGGCGGCCGACGTCGTGATCCTGACCCGCGAGGGGTTGGACGAGGTCGTCCGCGACGGGCGGGTGGTCGCTGAAAGTTGCGTGGATCTGGCCCGCTCCTGGGTTGGCATCGCCGTGAGAGTCGGCGCGACCCATCCGGATATCTCAACCGAGGCGGCGTTGTGTGCGGCACTGCTTGGTGCCCGCTCCGTGGCCTATTCGCGGCTCGGCGCCAGCGGCATTCTGTTCGCAAAGCTGATCGAGCGCCTCGGCATTGCCGCCGACATCAATGCAAAGGCGCAGATCATCCAACAGGGATTTACCGCCGAGCGGCTCGCCAGCGGCGAGGCCGATCTCGCGGTCCAGCAGATCAGCGAGTTGAAGCAGGTTGGGGGGATCGAGGTGGTTGGGCCTATTCCATACGAACTGCAAACGCCTGCGGTATTCTCCGCGGGGCGAATGGCGGCGACGCACAGGCCGGCCGAGACAGACCGGTTGCTGCGGTTTCTCGCCTCGCCCGAGGCCGCGCCGGCGTTGCGCGAGAGCGGGCTGGAACCTTGA
- a CDS encoding PepSY-associated TM helix domain-containing protein — translation MVHTWSSLISTLFLLLLCVTGLPLIFHHEIDELLGYDPKPEIAQPGAVKRSIDEIARTALANDPGRVLQYILWDKDEPNTVIAFTNNKVDGDPDAATLRAYDAHTAKPLGSVGGGPMLIFLKLHVDMFAGQPGKLFLGAMGFLFLVAIISGVVLYWPFTRRLSFGTLRDKSRRIAWFDWHNLLGAITIAWALVVGATGVINTLAEVMLGQWKANELADMVKPYAGKPPPVHLASLDATLEKARKAAPDMNVSFVAFPGTPFTSSHHFAVFMRGDTPLTSRLLKPVLLDGETGEVSDARDLPVYLKALLVSQPLHFGDYGGMPLKIIWALLDIMTIVVIGSGLYLWIVKRRKHRSHAIAGQPLLQPSK, via the coding sequence GTGGTCCATACCTGGAGCAGCCTGATATCGACGCTGTTCCTGCTGCTGTTGTGCGTCACCGGCCTGCCGCTGATCTTCCATCATGAGATCGATGAACTGCTCGGCTACGATCCAAAGCCCGAGATCGCCCAGCCGGGCGCAGTGAAGCGGAGCATCGACGAGATCGCCCGCACGGCGCTGGCGAACGATCCCGGCCGCGTGCTGCAGTACATTTTGTGGGACAAGGACGAACCGAATACGGTGATCGCCTTCACCAACAACAAGGTCGATGGCGATCCGGATGCGGCGACGCTGCGGGCGTACGACGCCCACACCGCCAAGCCGCTCGGCTCGGTCGGCGGCGGCCCGATGCTGATCTTCTTAAAACTCCACGTCGATATGTTTGCGGGCCAGCCCGGCAAGCTGTTCCTCGGCGCGATGGGATTCCTGTTCCTGGTCGCGATCATCTCCGGCGTCGTACTGTACTGGCCGTTCACGCGCCGCCTGAGCTTTGGCACGCTGAGGGACAAGTCGCGCCGCATTGCCTGGTTCGACTGGCACAATCTCTTGGGCGCCATAACCATCGCCTGGGCGCTGGTGGTCGGCGCCACCGGCGTCATCAATACACTGGCCGAGGTAATGCTCGGCCAGTGGAAAGCCAATGAACTCGCAGACATGGTCAAGCCCTATGCCGGCAAGCCGCCGCCGGTACATCTCGCTTCGCTTGATGCAACGCTCGAGAAAGCACGCAAAGCCGCGCCCGACATGAATGTCTCGTTCGTCGCCTTTCCAGGCACGCCCTTTACGAGTTCGCATCACTTCGCTGTCTTCATGCGCGGCGACACGCCGCTGACGTCGCGGCTGCTCAAGCCGGTGCTGCTGGATGGCGAAACCGGAGAAGTATCCGATGCGCGCGACCTTCCCGTCTATCTCAAGGCGCTATTGGTTTCGCAGCCGCTGCATTTCGGCGACTATGGCGGCATGCCGCTGAAGATCATCTGGGCGCTGCTCGATATCATGACGATCGTCGTGATCGGCAGCGGGCTCTATCTGTGGATCGTCAAGCGCCGCAAGCATCGCAGCCACGCCATCGCGGGGCAGCCTTTGTTGCAGCCGTCCAAATGA
- a CDS encoding GrlR family regulatory protein: protein MLNGLYKVEYGVNDAFGRSIMCMHNGKLLGGNSAFAHLGTYQESGGEIVGEVITQRHNDDPYYKPLMDTDVAAISVRGRLQGNKIRFEGSAAPRPGALFWAELTRLDDEALPPVGAVGQGGIINGLYSIQFRALDGVKAGLSGVMLLLNGRILGGDAFFYYLGAYSSADGRWKGEILNQEHTPAKGENPVFGGHEVGIGFTGTCNEAGAELEAIALAGKRSLRLAATLKLMRPA from the coding sequence TTGCTGAACGGGCTCTACAAGGTCGAGTATGGCGTGAACGACGCGTTCGGCCGCAGCATCATGTGCATGCACAATGGCAAGCTGCTGGGCGGCAATTCGGCCTTTGCCCATCTCGGCACCTATCAGGAGAGCGGCGGGGAGATTGTCGGCGAAGTCATCACCCAGCGCCACAATGACGATCCCTACTACAAGCCGCTGATGGACACCGACGTCGCCGCCATCAGCGTGCGGGGCAGGCTGCAAGGCAACAAGATTCGTTTTGAAGGCAGCGCCGCGCCGCGGCCCGGCGCCTTGTTCTGGGCCGAACTGACGCGGCTCGACGACGAGGCGCTGCCGCCGGTCGGCGCGGTCGGGCAGGGCGGCATTATCAACGGGCTCTATTCCATCCAGTTTCGCGCGCTCGACGGAGTCAAAGCCGGCTTGTCGGGCGTCATGCTGCTGCTGAACGGCCGCATCCTCGGCGGCGACGCTTTTTTCTATTACCTCGGCGCCTATTCCTCGGCCGACGGCCGCTGGAAGGGCGAGATCCTCAACCAGGAGCACACGCCGGCGAAAGGCGAAAACCCCGTGTTCGGCGGCCATGAGGTCGGCATCGGCTTTACCGGCACCTGCAACGAGGCGGGTGCTGAACTCGAAGCCATTGCACTCGCAGGCAAGCGCAGCCTGCGGCTGGCCGCCACGCTGAAACTGATGCGGCCGGCGTAG
- a CDS encoding S1C family serine protease, producing the protein MPDPTAAILPALSAALADIVARTKSAIVSVHSHRSRASGFIWKPGLIVTADEALADEGEVSVKLADGTVGPASIAGRDHTTDIALLRFDTGNAAPVALSPVVPELGSLSVVVAAEHGVPTAALGTVSLVGGSWRSLRGGEIDARIELGVRLRHNHEGGLALTASGDAIGMAVQGVRRVLVIPSATIGRVAGRLETHGRIARGYLGVGLQPVKLDDGIGAMVMSVDQSGPSAAAGIRQGDIIVGWNGEKISGVRSLLRALGPDSVGSVVDVEIRRGGEPVRVKLTIGERADA; encoded by the coding sequence ATGCCCGACCCGACCGCAGCCATCCTTCCCGCATTATCCGCCGCCCTTGCCGATATCGTTGCCCGGACAAAATCCGCGATCGTCTCGGTGCACTCGCACCGCTCGCGAGCCTCCGGCTTCATCTGGAAACCCGGTTTGATCGTGACGGCCGACGAGGCATTGGCCGACGAAGGCGAAGTCTCGGTCAAGCTTGCCGATGGAACGGTGGGGCCGGCCAGCATCGCGGGGCGCGATCACACCACCGACATCGCGCTGCTGCGGTTCGATACCGGGAATGCTGCCCCGGTCGCGCTTTCACCCGTCGTTCCGGAGCTCGGCTCGCTGTCGGTCGTGGTCGCCGCTGAGCACGGCGTTCCCACCGCGGCGCTGGGCACGGTATCGCTGGTTGGCGGAAGCTGGCGAAGCCTTCGCGGCGGCGAGATTGACGCCCGGATCGAACTCGGCGTGCGGCTGCGACACAACCACGAGGGGGGCCTCGCGCTCACTGCCTCCGGCGACGCGATTGGCATGGCTGTTCAGGGGGTGCGGCGTGTTCTTGTCATTCCGAGCGCGACGATCGGCCGCGTCGCGGGCAGGCTTGAAACCCATGGCCGGATCGCGCGGGGCTATCTCGGAGTTGGGCTGCAGCCCGTCAAGCTCGATGATGGTATCGGCGCGATGGTGATGAGTGTCGATCAATCAGGTCCGTCGGCCGCCGCCGGCATCCGGCAAGGCGATATTATCGTCGGCTGGAACGGCGAGAAGATCTCCGGTGTGCGTTCGTTGTTAAGAGCGCTCGGGCCGGACAGCGTCGGCTCGGTCGTTGACGTCGAGATTCGGCGCGGCGGCGAACCGGTGCGGGTCAAGCTCACGATCGGCGAAAGGGCGGACGCGTGA